The genomic window TTCGCCAACGAGACCCTCCGCGACCTGCCCCCTCCCTTCGCCAACGTCACGGTGCTGGAGGCAATGTTCAAAGCCAAGGGGCTCGACCTCGACGACATGGTCACCCTCTCAGGCGCGCACACCGTCGGGATCTCTCACTGCTCGTCCTTCGCTGACCGCCTCCCAGCCGACCCCTCGGACCCCACGTCCATGGAACCCGTGTTGGCTAGCTCGCTACAGCAGAAGTGCAGCCGCGGCGGTGACCCCGTGGCGGTGCAGGACGACGTTACCCCCCGTGACCTGGACAAACAGTACTATCAGAACGTACTTGACCGTAAAGTGTTGTTCAAATCGGACGCGgcgctgctgtcgccgcagacaCTCAAGGCTGTGGAACACAACGCCAAGAACCCCGGGAAGTGGGAGCGAAAGTTCACGGACGCAATGGTTAAGATGGGCAACACCGAGGTGAAGACCAAGGCCAACGGGGAGATCAGAAAGCAGTGCCGGTTCGTCAATTAGCGACCTGTTGATGAGACAAAACCCTACTTCATCTTGACTCCTGAAGCCGGAGACTGATCGAAATAAGCTCGTGCTTTTGTTCGTACTATGTGTTAGCTTAATTTCCGTTGCTGTTTATTTGCTACCAAAATTTGTATTATTGGTCCAATTTTGCCTCATATCTGATCTGTATCGAAAATATTTGGTGTACTTTATTATGAGATGTGACTGTCAAAGTATATTTAGTTTGCTGAAGAAACGAACCCATAACAAATACGTTTTTTTCGTGAATACGCAAAAGACTTGTGTATCATTGCATTGATAGATAGAAATAGTAGTAAGAGCAATTACAGGGAACCTCTGATGAGCACGAACACGCGGCGCGGCATGAGTCAGGAGGTTAATGCGTACAACAGAAAGGGGGGTGTATCATAACATAACAAACAT from Triticum urartu cultivar G1812 unplaced genomic scaffold, Tu2.1 TuUngrouped_contig_166, whole genome shotgun sequence includes these protein-coding regions:
- the LOC125526747 gene encoding peroxidase 2-like, with product ECGGVVSCADIVAFAGRDASFFLSNGVVDIKMPAGRYDGRVSFANETLRDLPPPFANVTVLEAMFKAKGLDLDDMVTLSGAHTVGISHCSSFADRLPADPSDPTSMEPVLASSLQQKCSRGGDPVAVQDDVTPRDLDKQYYQNVLDRKVLFKSDAALLSPQTLKAVEHNAKNPGKWERKFTDAMVKMGNTEVKTKANGEIRKQCRFVN